The following proteins are encoded in a genomic region of Chryseobacterium cucumeris:
- a CDS encoding sensor histidine kinase has protein sequence MNENTIISTIVYTFLAFTLLAVTLIIFYYFSNKKITRNLIQKKELEVRYEKELTHAIISAQEKERLRIAQDLHDDISSKLSVVSLNIHLLDFDNLAREEYNDLKNKIIHLVNKTAESARQISHDLLPPILEKFGLHAAIDALCSEINLSKTLQVTYSNSLYFAKAEEEKNLHIFRILQELINNSIKHGESTHIDIEFLGKAGKNTCIYKDDGKGFDLNENTLKGGLGLRNIRSRVELINGTLKIESENNKGITVEFTF, from the coding sequence ATGAATGAGAATACAATTATTTCCACTATCGTTTATACCTTTCTGGCATTTACCTTACTGGCCGTTACCCTGATTATATTTTATTATTTTTCTAATAAGAAGATAACAAGAAACCTTATTCAGAAAAAGGAGCTGGAGGTCAGATACGAGAAAGAGCTTACCCACGCCATTATCAGTGCCCAGGAAAAAGAAAGACTGAGAATTGCCCAGGATCTGCATGATGACATCAGTTCAAAACTCAGTGTGGTTTCTTTAAATATCCACCTTCTGGATTTTGATAATCTGGCCAGGGAAGAATATAACGATCTGAAAAATAAAATCATACATCTGGTTAATAAAACTGCAGAAAGTGCCAGACAAATCTCGCACGATCTCCTTCCTCCGATTTTAGAAAAATTTGGACTCCATGCTGCAATAGATGCATTGTGCTCAGAAATTAACTTATCCAAAACCCTACAGGTTACTTATTCCAACAGCTTATACTTTGCAAAAGCAGAAGAAGAAAAAAATTTGCATATCTTTAGAATACTACAAGAGCTCATTAACAATTCCATAAAACACGGGGAAAGTACGCATATTGATATAGAATTTTTGGGAAAAGCCGGAAAAAATACCTGTATCTATAAAGATGATGGGAAAGGATTTGATCTTAATGAAAATACATTGAAAGGTGGATTAGGCTTAAGAAATATCAGAAGCCGGGTAGAACTGATCAATGGAACACTGAAAATTGAAAGTGAAAACAATAAAGGAATTACCGTAGAATTTACATTTTAA
- a CDS encoding SRPBCC family protein, whose translation MMRTFKRIFLLLATLLIILLIWAAFIPGDCQYEKSISINAPVEKVWQNTNTLKAMDQWSPWNDLDPGMKKEWTGTTGQHGEKVCWDSKNKQAGKGCQELEKVDEAGKRIDTAIKFLTPYESEANAYVTVVPEGNGSRATWGFTSEIPYPFTLMKLFMNMENAIGKDYQKGLSRLKALSEKPQ comes from the coding sequence ATGATGAGAACATTTAAACGTATTTTTTTACTATTAGCCACATTACTAATCATTTTGCTGATTTGGGCTGCTTTTATTCCGGGTGACTGTCAATATGAAAAATCGATTTCCATTAATGCACCGGTGGAAAAAGTATGGCAGAATACCAATACCCTCAAAGCAATGGATCAATGGAGTCCATGGAATGATCTTGATCCGGGTATGAAAAAAGAGTGGACGGGAACAACTGGCCAGCACGGAGAAAAAGTTTGCTGGGATAGTAAAAATAAACAGGCAGGAAAAGGCTGCCAGGAATTGGAAAAAGTAGATGAAGCTGGTAAAAGAATAGATACGGCAATCAAATTTCTTACCCCTTATGAAAGTGAAGCAAATGCTTACGTAACAGTAGTTCCGGAAGGAAACGGAAGTAGGGCAACATGGGGATTTACTTCTGAGATTCCTTATCCGTTTACCTTGATGAAGTTATTTATGAATATGGAGAATGCTATCGGAAAAGATTATCAGAAAGGGCTTTCACGATTAAAAGCACTGTCTGAAAAACCTCAATAA
- a CDS encoding VOC family protein: MKLGAFSISLSVKDLQKSKDFYEKLGFTTMAGTEAQNYLIMKNGSTLIGLFQAMFDGNMLTFNPGWDENAQNLESFDDVREIQKRLKENGVEISREADETTSGPEHIYLKDPDGNMILIDQHR; this comes from the coding sequence ATGAAACTAGGCGCATTTTCAATTAGCTTAAGCGTAAAAGATCTTCAGAAATCAAAAGACTTTTATGAGAAGCTTGGGTTTACAACTATGGCAGGAACAGAAGCACAAAACTACCTGATCATGAAAAACGGTTCTACGCTGATAGGCCTTTTTCAGGCAATGTTTGATGGGAATATGCTTACCTTCAATCCGGGATGGGACGAAAATGCACAGAATCTGGAATCTTTTGATGATGTGCGTGAAATTCAGAAAAGATTAAAAGAAAACGGAGTTGAAATCAGTAGAGAAGCCGATGAAACCACCTCCGGGCCAGAACATATCTATCTGAAAGATCCGGATGGAAATATGATTCTTATAGATCAACACAGATAA
- a CDS encoding DUF1569 domain-containing protein — MENVFDAKDAQNYIDRINKLVEDTHGLWGKMTVDQMLAHCCITYEMVYEPEKHKKPGAIAKFILKTFVKPKVVGEKAYPRDSPTAPQFLITTRKNFHEEKTRLIGFIQKTQQLGADAFDGKESFSFGKLNSQEWNNMFAKHLNHHLAQFGV, encoded by the coding sequence ATGGAAAATGTATTTGATGCAAAAGATGCTCAAAACTATATTGATAGAATAAATAAGTTGGTGGAAGATACACACGGTCTGTGGGGAAAAATGACGGTAGACCAGATGCTGGCACACTGCTGTATTACCTATGAAATGGTATATGAACCGGAAAAACACAAAAAACCGGGAGCGATTGCAAAATTTATATTAAAAACTTTTGTAAAACCTAAAGTAGTGGGAGAAAAAGCATATCCAAGAGATTCACCTACCGCTCCACAGTTTTTGATTACCACCAGAAAGAATTTTCATGAAGAAAAAACAAGACTGATTGGTTTTATCCAGAAGACTCAGCAGCTGGGAGCAGATGCGTTCGATGGTAAAGAATCTTTTTCTTTTGGTAAACTGAATTCCCAGGAATGGAACAATATGTTTGCCAAGCACCTGAACCATCACCTGGCACAATTTGGCGTTTAA
- a CDS encoding VOC family protein has protein sequence MATVNVYLTFNGNCREAFDFYKSVFGGEYPYIGTFGEMPPMEGKEMPEEDKNKIMHVSLPISKETILMGSDTGGEWSSNFKAGNNFSISVNAESKEEADKLFGGLSAGGQVTMPMADTFWGAYFGMFSDKFGINWMVNYDDPAKMQHS, from the coding sequence ATGGCAACAGTAAACGTTTACCTGACATTCAACGGAAACTGCAGAGAAGCATTCGATTTTTATAAATCTGTTTTCGGAGGAGAATATCCTTATATCGGAACATTTGGAGAAATGCCTCCAATGGAAGGAAAAGAAATGCCTGAAGAAGACAAAAACAAAATCATGCACGTTTCTCTTCCGATCTCTAAAGAAACGATTTTGATGGGAAGCGATACAGGAGGAGAGTGGTCTTCCAACTTCAAGGCAGGAAACAACTTCTCTATTTCTGTGAACGCTGAATCTAAAGAAGAAGCAGACAAATTATTCGGTGGTCTTTCTGCAGGCGGACAGGTAACAATGCCAATGGCTGATACCTTCTGGGGAGCTTATTTCGGAATGTTCAGCGATAAATTCGGAATCAACTGGATGGTAAATTATGACGATCCAGCTAAAATGCAGCACTCATAA
- a CDS encoding T9SS type A sorting domain-containing protein codes for MKKIIFFGIFAFLSNITMTSAQTTTVTFETSSGGSTSFTSNGYTFNIISQAGTFRIQGNYPNTGWNGTANDNFYIDNTGTTNISSPSFSVKSNSAFTVSKFWVFLSNTALNQSTSSGTLIITGKLGGVTKFTTTKTSGFNTTFNATTGTTGINNGFTLIDLSSLNNQNNSNTTIDEIQLQSTGGYVYMCLDAFTWTKISTLGTSEKSIKDKKNIYPNPTSGIFYMDDLKKNENVSLYDQSGKLMKSTTAEKDKNKFDISEFPDGIYLITTASGSYKIIKKK; via the coding sequence ATGAAAAAAATTATCTTTTTTGGAATCTTTGCTTTCTTAAGCAATATTACAATGACCAGTGCACAGACAACTACTGTGACTTTTGAAACTTCATCTGGCGGCAGCACAAGCTTTACCAGCAACGGATATACTTTCAATATCATATCACAGGCCGGAACTTTCAGAATTCAGGGCAATTATCCAAACACCGGCTGGAACGGAACAGCTAATGATAATTTCTATATCGACAATACAGGTACAACCAATATCAGCTCTCCCTCTTTCAGTGTTAAAAGCAATTCTGCATTCACTGTATCAAAGTTTTGGGTATTTTTAAGCAATACTGCTTTAAACCAGTCTACCTCATCAGGAACACTTATTATTACGGGAAAATTAGGGGGAGTTACAAAGTTCACCACCACAAAAACATCCGGATTTAATACTACATTTAATGCAACTACGGGAACGACAGGTATCAACAACGGATTTACCCTGATTGATCTTTCCTCCCTAAATAATCAGAATAACAGCAATACTACCATTGATGAAATCCAGCTGCAATCCACCGGAGGATATGTCTATATGTGCCTGGACGCATTTACATGGACAAAAATTTCTACGCTGGGCACTTCAGAAAAATCTATCAAAGACAAAAAGAATATTTATCCTAACCCAACTTCCGGTATCTTCTATATGGATGACCTGAAGAAAAATGAAAATGTTTCTTTATATGATCAGTCCGGAAAACTTATGAAATCCACAACAGCTGAAAAAGATAAAAATAAGTTTGATATAAGTGAGTTCCCTGATGGTATCTACCTTATCACAACAGCATCAGGAAGCTACAAAATCATTAAAAAGAAATAA